DNA sequence from the Hoylesella buccalis ATCC 35310 genome:
AGAAAACGCAGATTGTGTTACAAATATCAAACACTTTTTTTAGGATGATGAACCTTTCTTTGGAGTTAAGTGGCTGTCATATCACCCATGACGAACCATGGAAAAACAAGAAAAACTGTCTTCCTCGTTCAGGCAATTCGCTGAGCAAGGAAAACAGTTTGTGTGAAGATAGGGTGCAAGGCGAAATGAAACATGGTAGGCAATCCGCTTCACGTTTCATCCTGCCCATGTGACTTGTCACCGCTATCATATAAGCAGTGCTTTACTGGGCGTTGATTTCTTTGAGCAAACGGTCAGCATGTCCCCAGCGATCCATCATCAACAGCACATAACGGATGTCCACTCCGATGCAGCGAGCCAGGCGAGAATCGAAATTGATGTCGCTCGAAAGACTGTCCCAGTTGCCGTCGAAAGCCAGTCCGATGAGCCGTCCTTGGCCGTCGAACATCGGACTTCCGCTGTTTCCACCGGTGATGTCGTTGTTGGTGAGGAAGCAAAGTTGCATCTTACCCGTCAGCTTGTCCTGGTATGGACCGAAGTCCTTGGCACTAAGAATCTCCTTCATCACAGGTTCTGCCTGGTACTCGTACACCTTATCAGCTTGGTTCATTTTCTCTACCATGCTTTCTGCCGTGGTGTAATAGCCCGAAGGTTTACCGCCCAGCATGAAGCCTCCTACCTGCCCATAACTCAATCGCATGGTGAAGTTGGCATCCGAATAGTGGGGCATGTCTTCCTCCATGCGCAGCTTGGCGGCACAGAGATATTTCTCTTGGAGCTTGATACTGTCCTCGAATGCCGACAAATCGGCTGTAAACTCACCCATGGTCTCCAGCAAATCAAGACTATATACAACGCCTGGGTCACGCTGGTAGCTTTTCTTGTTGGCGTAGATTCGCTTGCCGCTCTTCATCAAAAACGACTTTTTGTACAGCTCATTGACATAGCGGGTGTAGTCGCCGCCGTACTTGGTGGTGATGGTTTGGTAGAATTTAGGTAGGTATTTGGCCGCCACCTTGTCTTTATAGTTCTTGAGCAGCGCAGCCATCACCTCCTTATCCAATGCCTCATCCCACTCGTCACTGTTGTCCTTGAAGAGGATGTACTGCTTCTTGGGATTGTTTTTGGGACCGAGTATTTCCTTATTGTTCAGCTGCATGGCACGGGTAGTGAACTCGTTGGTGCGGCCGAATGTCTCACGGAAGAACATAAAAGCCTTCATAACATCGAGGCGTTGGTTGTAAAGTCGGGCCATGGTATCAAAGTCGAGCTTGCCCTTCAGGTACCCTGTCTGCTGTTGCCATTGGCGTATTTTCTGCTCGTATTGCTGCTTTTGGTTGATGATGCCGATGGAGTCGATGCACTTGTTCATGCCGATGGAGTTCTTCCAATAATTGGAACTCTGCGCAAACTTCGAATCATACTTGATACGTACGCCATCGTCTGCCCGCATGTGTCGAGTCATAATGGCTTGCTTCACACCACGCACTTGGGCACGGGGAGCATTGAGTGCATCCCTTCGCTCACGAATACCATACGACGAAAGGTAGCGGCTGGTCGACCCGGGATAACCAATCGTCATAGAATAGTCCCCATCCTTGTAGCCCTGCAGGCTTACCTGTGCCCATTTCTTAGGATGGTAAGGCACATTATCCTTTGAATATTCGGCCGGTCCGTTGGTCTTCTTGTCGGCATAGATGCGGAACACGGAGAAGTCGCAGGTTTGCCGTGGCCACATCCAGTTATCGGTTTCGCCACCGAATTTGCCCATCGACTTGGGCACGGCGAACACCAGTCGCAGGTCGTTGAACTGCCGATAGGTAGTGGCATAGTAAGTGTTGCCCTCGTAAAAAGCGTCAATCCCGATGTGTAGTGTCTTGTCAATGCGCTTGATGGAGTCACTCATAGCGTTTTGTAGCGAATCAAGTATTGAGTCTTGTCGCTCGGTAGTGAGATTGTCAAAGTCCATCATTCTCAGCTTGTCGGTAATATCTTTCTGCTCAACCATGAAGCTCACGAACATGTCTTTGTTAGGCAGTTCCTCCTCATAGCTCTTGGCATAAAAGCCATTTTTCATGTAATCGTGTTCCACGGTGGAGTGACTTCGGATGCCTTCGAAGCCACAATGGTGGTTGGTGAACACCAGTCCGTCGGGCGAAACCACCACACCGGTACAATAACCGGAGAAGTTAACCACTGCGTTCTTCATGGCTTGATCGCCATAGTACAAGTCGTTGTAAGGAACCTGAAAGCCCTGTGCCTGCATCTGTTCGTACACAGCTTGCGGCAAGTTGTACAAGGTCCACATGCCTTCGTCGGCACTTGCTACGTTGGCAGCAAGCAATCCGGCAAGGAGTAATGTTGATTTTTTCATATAATTGTAATTGATTTATTTTCTGAAATATTTGCCTATGATGGACAATTGGCGCAATGGGAAGTCGAACTTGATGATGTAGGCCACAAACAACGCAATGAGCAATGTGTTGACAACCAGTGCGCCAGCTGTGGTAAGTACATCATTAAAGGCTGTCATAACAAAGAAACAAGCCACTGCCAACGCCACATAGGTGAGGATGCTGCGCATGGGATAGCGGATGGGATACATCTTCTGTCCGACAATATACGACAGAATCATGGCCACGCCGTAGCCCGCAAAACCAGCCCACGCACAGGCTATGTAGCCGTAACTGGGCACAAAGATGATGTTGATGGCAATGAGTACGGCACAACCAATGCCCGAGAAATACGCTCCCCAGATGGTCTTGTCAATGAGTTTGTACCAGAATGAGAGGTTGAAATAAACGCCCATCATGATTTCGGCGGCCATAACGATGGGCACCACACGCAGTCCTTCCCAGTAATCCTTGCCGATGAGATAGCGCAAGATGTCCAGATAGCCCACCACAACAAGGAAGGCCAACAGGGTGAAAATAATGAAATATTTCATGGCTTTGGCGTAGGTTTCGCGGTTATCTCGTTCCTCTGCTTTGCCAAAGACAAAGGGTTCGTAGGCAAAGCGAAAGGCTTGTGTAATCATGGCCATGATCATAGCTATCTTACTGGCGGCTCCATAGATGCCAAGCTGGGCCAAACTATCGGCACCTTGATAGATATGTGGAAACAATATCTTATCGGCTGTCTGGTTCAGGATGCCCGCCAACCCAAGCACAAGGATGGGCCAACTGTACGAAAGCATGCGCCTCATCAGCTTTTTATCGAAGACATAGCTCACGCAGGTCAACTCTTTCCACAACAAAGGAACGGTGAGTGCCGAGCAGGCCAGGTTGATGTAGAACGCATAGCCCACGCCAACAGACGGACTGTAGACCATTCCCACCGCCTCTGGATGACGCTCATAGAGTGCTGGCAGCAAGAGATAATAAACTAAGTTCAAGGCTATGCTCAGCACGATGGCGAACAATTTGAGAGATGCAAACTTGATAGGACGGTTCTTAAAACGCAGGTAATCGAACGGAATGCATAGGAACGAGTCGATGGCCACTGTGAGTGCCATAACCCATATATACGATGGATGGTCGGCATAGCCCATGAACGAGGCAATTGGCGACAAGAACATCAGCACCAACAGAAAGAAACTCAGTGCGCCGGAGCCAACGGCAATCAGCGTTGTGGAATAAACTTTGCGCGGATCTTCGCCCGACTTGTTGGCAAAACGGAAAAAGGTAGTTTCCAATCCGAATGTCAATATCACGAGTATCAGAGCCGTCACGGCATACATGTTGGTCATGATGCCATACTCGCCGCTGGCCGATGCCAGCTTGATGGTGTACAGGGGAGTGAGCAGGTAGTTTAGAAAACGACCTACAATGCTACTCAGTCCATAAATGGCTGTATCCTTGACCAATGACTTTAGATTCGACATAGTTTATGAGTTTACAAGTAGACGAGTTGACAAGTTCACAAGTTGATAGTCCTACAACCTCATACAGCTAATCGCTCCCCTCCCTTTCGGGGAGGGGCAGGGGGAGAGGCTTCTATCCAAAAAACATGTACGCGATGGCTATTGCCGCCACAACACCCGCCAAATCGGCCAGCAATCCGCACGCCACGGCATGACGTGTGTAGCGGATGTTGACACTACCGAAGTAGACAGCCAATATATAAAAGGTGGTGTCGGTGGAGCCTTGGAAGACGCAACTCAAGCGACCAACGAACGAGTCGGCACCGTATGTGGTCATCGCATCAACCATCATGCCGCGCGCACCACTGCCCGAGAGCGGTTTCATGAGGGCGGTTGGCAAGGCACCCACAAACTGATTGTCGCCTCCTACCGCCGACACGCACCATCCAATGCCGTCGACCAACATGTCCATGGCACCCGATGCACGGAACACGCCGATGCCCACGAGGATGGCTACTAAATAAGGTATGATGCGCACAGCTGTGGTAAACCCGTCTTTCGCCCCTTCGATGAAGGCGTCGTAGACATTCACTTTCTTGCGTAAGCCAGCGAAGATGAACAGCACGATGATGGTCATGAGCAAGATGTTGGCCACACTGGTGCTCACCACGTTCATCGTGTCCTTGCTCATCTGCCCGAATCCCCAGATGATGAGCGACACGATGGCCGCCATCCCGCCAAGGGTGAGCACCATGACCTTGTTGAGCAGGTTGATTTTCTGATAGATAGATGTGATGATAAGACCGGCAATGGTAGAGAAAAAAGTAGCCAGCAGAATGGGGATGAAGATGTCGGTGGGCTGCGCAGCTCCCAGCTGTGAGCGGTACACCATGATGCTCACGGGTATCAAGGTCAGTCCCGAAGTGTTGAGAACCAGGAACATAATCATCGGATTGGTGGCGGTATCCTTCCTCGTGTTCAGCTCCTGTAGCTGTTCCATGGCCTTCAGTCCCAACGGCGTGGCGGCATTGTCAAGCCCCAACATGTTGGCCGCCATATTCATAAAGATACTCCCTGTGACTGGATGTCCCTTCGGTATGTCGGGAAACACCTTAGAGAATACAGGTGAAAGCATACGAGCCAAGACATTGATGACACCTCCCCGCTCGCCAATCTTCATGATGCCGAGCCACAAGGAAAGCACGCCCGTAAGTCCCAACGAAATCTCGAAAGCCGTCTTGGATGATTCAAACGTAGAATTCATCATGGCTGGAAACACCTCCATGTCACCCATGAAAACCATTCTTGCCAAAGCGATAACAAAGGCAAGGATGAAAAATGAAACCCAAATATAGTTCAATACCATTTGGTGCAAAATTATATAAAAATGCCGGTTCACCCAAGTAAACGGATATTTTTTACCAGCAATGCACGATGTACGGGGGTAAATCAAGGTCCTTTCTAAATTTTCATCAAAACAGACTTTTAATTCAAATATTTTGTTTAAATTTGTATTTGGATAGTGTCCAACAAGACAAGAATGACTAACTATGATGCATTTTTTGGAAAAATTCAAGTTCTGCCCAGTGTGTGGGAGCCAACACTTCGTGGAAAAGAACGAGAAGAGCAAACGATGTGAGAACTGTGACTTTGTGTATTTCATGAACCCAAGTGCCGCCAACGTGGCCTTCATCCTCAACGAACGTGGGGAATTGTTGGTTGAGAAGCGGCGCAACGAACCCGGCAAAGGAACGCTGGACCTTCCCGGTGGATTCACCGATGCAAACGAAACGGGCGAAGAAGCCATCATCAGGGAGGTGAAAGAGGAAACAAATTTGCAGGTAGACCGCGCGGAATATGTGTTCAGTTTGCCCAACAAATACCGCTACAGCGGACTGGATATCCCTACACTCGACATGTTTTTCCGTTGCGAAGTGAGCGACACATCCTGTCTGAAAGCTGGTGACGACGCCGATGAAGCCTTGTGGTTGCCGCTAAATGAGATTCACACCGAGCAGTTCGGACTGCGTTCTATCCGCCAAGGTTTGCGCATTTTCCTCGAAAGAGCCAGCGAAATGGGTTGGACAAACGTAGGCAAGAAACCAAACAAATGAACAAAAATCAATAAAAATATATCATCATGAAACTGGCAGAAGCATTAAGTTTGAGAAAAGATTTGCAGAAAAAGATTGATCAATTGAGCAGTCGACTGACGCAAAACGTGAAAATCCAGGAGGGCGACGAGCCTGCTGAACAGCCGGAAGAGCTGCTCAAAGTGCTGGACGAATGCTTGAAACAGCTCGAAGAACTGATTCTGAAAATCAACATCACCAACCTGAAGACAGAGCGCAATGGACGCACCCTGACCGCCATGATGGCCGAACGCGACGTGCTGACCAAGCGCATTGGCATTCTCAGAGAGGCTTTTAACGCTGCAACTCAGACTCAAGACCGCTATTCGCGTACCGAGATTAAATACGTTTCAACTATCGATATCAAGGCACTGAACAAGCAAATTGACCACTTTTCGCAGGAGTTGCGCAAGCTGGACATGCAAATTCAGGCCACCAATTTTGAGGTAGACTTGGTATAAGGTCGCACCAACGACAAACGCAACCCGCAGGTTGCGCAATGACATTTTATGGACGTAGTCTCGCAATACAGGGCGAGTTGAAAAAGAAAAGTATGATCACTTGCGCTGTTCGGAACCAACAGCATGATTCTATTATGAATCAAGTCACGGTGCAGGTTCAGCACATCAGCATACGAATGCACGGCGCAAAGAGCACGTAGCACGACCGTCAACTGACTGTATTCTTTGAGATGAGGGTGGGATGTGGGATTTTTAACATGCGTAGGGCTTTCGACGCTCTACCTTGTTAACAAACCTTTCGTTTGTTAAACCAATTCATTTTCTTTGACAAAATAAAATCGAGAAATAGACAAAATGAGAAGATTTTGAAGGCTTTCAAAGCCTTAAACTCAGCCCTTTGTACCCTATTCACATGCAGTAAATGGGCAATATGCATGCTTTTGCTGCGCAAGATAATTCTCAAAATACAACTCATTGAAAATAAAGAAGTTACCTTGTTTGTACAACTAAACTGGTAACGATTTGGAAACGAGCGAACTACTTGGTTTCGCTGTTTTCTGCCTAACAAAGAACGCTTGTTATTCTGTTTGCAAAGATAATACTTTGTTACCGAATAGCAAGCGTTTTTGATGAGATATTCTTTATTATGCACTTTTTGTATGCTATGTTTATATTCCCCTTCCACGTTTCTTCTTTCTGTTAGCTTGGTATCTGAGTTTGCGCTGCCATGCAGCTGCGGTTAAGTCATTGCCTTGTGTACTTGGTGTAATTAAATCGCCTAACCCTTCCACCGCTTCATCGGCTGCGCTAACGATGGTGTCTGCCACTGCACCAATGGGATTCTGCACTTGTGAGGTATCATTGTCTCGTGAGATAGAGGAGCGGCTTGGAGGTACAAGTTGGTAGCCTGTATCAGATTGTTCTTTCTTTTCTGTAGGCTCTTGTACTGTTAGATGTGGTTTCCTTGATTCTTCCTTGCTGGTTGTTTCAAAGTTCTTCTGCAAGGAATGGTAGCCGAACTCCCTGCCGATTTCGGAAGCCTTGAAGGATTGCCCTGCGTATGAGAACTTCAAACCATATACCTTGCCCTGCTTGTTCTTCATACGCTCTATAGTAATGCCGTTTTTGTTCAATTCATAAAGGAACATGGAATGCCCCGTGACGCCTGTTCCTTTGTACTTGTCAAGCAAGGTGTAGCAAATCTTCTGCACCTGCTGCTTTGTTTGCTCTCTTGTAAGGCTGGCTTTTTCCTTTTGGTGTTTCCTTTCTGCCTTGACCTCTTTTGCAATGGTCAAGCCTTTCTCCCTGCTGATTTCCTCTGCCACCCTTGCAGCCCTATTGCTCACAAAGGTGGTATCATAGACTTCTCCATACAGACTGATACGGTTAGCAATTATGTGAATGTGTCTATTATCGGTGTCCTTGTGCGTTACTGCCACCCATTGGTGGTTGTCAAGTCCCATTCGCTTGGCAAACAAATGTGCTATCCACATATATTCAGACACAGACAGCTTTTTCTCGTCCTGCGGTGCGATGCCAATTTCGATACGGAGAAACTTGTACCTGCAACGGCTGTTGTAGTTACTGACCACTTTCATTTCCTCATAGATAGTCTTTGGATCTCTGCTGCAAAGATTGTGGAATGCAAGCCGACTACCGAGTTTGCCTTCCCTGAAAATATAGTCCAAAGCTGTGCTTCCGTGCGCTATCGCCTTGCATTTACCTATCATTTCTTGTTAGATTTAAGACCTTATATATTTCATCATCCACCCGAAAATGCGGGTCGTAAAACCGCTTAAATGCCTCTTTGGCACATAGCGAAAGGTTCTTGGTGATATGTAGCCAATCCTCGTCCTTGAGCTTGATGAGATTGGAAATCTGCCCATAGAACCTTCCTGTATGTTGGAGAATGGCAATGGCTTCCCTCTCATTGTCTGTCATCTTGGGAACGGCTGTTACTTCTCCGTTAAGGAGTATCTCACGGCAGTAGTCGGAGAACTTCCGCCCTGTGCTTTCCGCCCTTGACTTGATGCGTTGCTTTTCCTCTAAGGTGCATCTTACCTTGATGAACTCCGTTTTGTTCATCCGCTGTTCTTCTTTATCCTGTTGCTGCCATCGGGCAGCTTTTCCTTTATATCTGTTCATATAAGTTTCCTTGAAAGTTTATCATTGTAGATGATTTATTACCTTAATTCCTAAATACTGACCGATGAGAACGGAGTGATTACGGTCTTATCTCCCCGATAGATAGACGAGGGGAGCAAGGGCAGTTTGTGGGTACAAACTGACGTCTTGCAATATCAGCTAACGAAACGTTTACGCACAAGGCGTTTTGCTGCCGAAAAGTGAATGCCGCGCATTCTGTGTTTAACTGCGTTCGTGGTGTTCCCATCATTCAGTATGTTTGACAAATGTCTGTTGCTATGTTCTCTAAAAAAGGGTTGAGGGTTTTGAGTGGAATAATAGCACCTTTTCCCAAAAGTCCTCGCCCCTTTTCCTGTGATTTACAATCTCCTCCATTTCTCTATGTCTTCACCGTACTCCTCCAGATGGAGGCGCACGATGTTTTCCACGAAACTTGAAAGGTTGCTGCCCCTGTCGCCCAACCTGCGCACGATGAAGTCGGCACGCTCCTGCGTTTCTCGGCTCAGATAGACCGCCTTTCGATTGCTCAGTTTTGTCGGAACAAGGTAGGCTTGCTTGTAGGCTTCGAGTGTTTTCTTTCTCATTTTTGAGCTGATGCGTCTTTGAACAGCCATATTCTCAGTATGCCGTGTATGCTCGGATTTCCCAGAAGTGATACCCGCTTCTCCTTGAGTAATGCTGTCCTCATTCATTTCTACGTCCGTTGTTGTTTCCTCCACAGGAACGGGTTGTGCTTCCGTCTGTGGGATTACCTCATTGTCCATTTCATCATCTTGGTTGTTCAAGAACCACGAAAGGTCTTTGTCATTCATCATTGTTTTCTTTTTCATTTCTCTATCTGATTTTATGTTTGACTTGTTTTGGTTCCTTGTTTTGATTTTGGTCTGTAACCGACATGTGTGCCTGTATCTGCCCTTTATGCTTCTGTCGCTCACGGACACGACTGACATGAAACTCGTTGAGGTCTTTGAAATCCTTGTAGTGTATGCTCATGTCCTCAACATGAAAGCCTGCCCCTGCAAACTCCTGTACAGCTCTCCGCCCTGCATCGTCATTATCAAGAAAGGTACGAATGAAAGATATTCCCTGCGCATTCATATACCGAATTGCTTTGGCGGTATTGCTCACGGAGTTTAGCACAATACAGGCATTTGTTACTTCTTCTTTCATTGAAAGGAAAGAGAGGAAGTCCATAAATCCCTCGAACACGCAAGTTGGCTGTATTTGGTTTATTATCTTGTCGGTGAATATAGGAGTAATGTCCTTCGGAGCTATCGTTCCCTTGAACGAGTGATTGTCTCGGAGCTCATATCCTCCCAACAGGTTGGCAAAGCCGATGGCTTGATAGCGCCTTCCCCTTATCTCATAGCTGATACATTTAAGGAAAGGCTTTGCCTTTTCCAAATCAATGCAGCGTACCTTTGTAAGATACTCCTGCAAATGTGGCGGTAGGGTGTCTGATATGCTTATCAGTCTCCTTGTCTCGCTTGCTTGTTTTGTGGATGTCTGATTGAAACCGATACGAGGTTCGCTGCTTGGAAGGCTGTACGTTTCATCAGCGGAAGTGGTCTGTTGTCCCAAATGGCAAATGGCTTCCGATAGCGTGCAGCCCTCCAATCGCATACAGAGGTCGATGATACTTCCGCCCCTACCTTCGGCATAGTCTATCCAGAGGTTCTTCTGTGTGTCCACCTTAAAACTCGGATGCGTTTCCTCTCTGAGTGGTGAGCGGTACAGCGTATAGGAAGGTGTCCTACGTACAGGCTTGATGCCTTTCCTTTCAAGATACTCCACGATGGGGTATCGCTTGATGAGTGATAAATCTTCTTCTTTCATTGTCATGATACTTTAAACATTTGAATTATTATGGATTGTCTGAATTATATTTGATTGCATTTGAATGAATTTCCCTTTTCCTAAGTTTTTCCCCTCCAAACTTTTTCATCTTTCTTCTTACTACAAACTACTCTGCTCTAAGTTGTTGTTAATCAGTCATATATTATGATTTTTGAAGAAACTACACATCCAACTACATTTGCCTACTACACATAGTTTATGGCATCTGACTGCTGCAACTATTCAGCAAAGGACACGGCAGAATCTTCCTTACCTTATATACATAGATAGGGCTGCCGCCGTCACGCCTTCGGCTTACTTTCTCAAAGCCTGCCTTCCTAAGGGCTTCGCCCATGTGCTTCAAGGATAAGGGATGATGCGTGTAAAGTCTCAAGTAGGTGATTATCTCGGTGGTGGTCATATAGGTACAATAGGGATTATCCTCCGTTGGCTTCTCAAAGCAGCGTAGCAGTAGTTCCATTTCTGCGGTCTGCACTTGGAAATCCTCGCTCTCCCTGTATAGTTCCGTTATCTCTTCATCGTCAAACCAATAGCGGAAACCTATGCTCAACAAGGCTTTCGATTCCGCATATACGCTGTCCATTGAAATACGTTTTGCTCTCTCAATATCTATGGAAAGCACTTCAAAGGGCAGGAAGCGTCTGCTTCCTGTAGGGTCTGTAAGAAAGTCATTGCCGTTCACTGATGCCACAAAGCTTGCCAAGTGGGGATGCTCTTCCACGTACTTGTCGTAGGGCATACGGTATTTGACCATCGGGCAGGTGATGAGATTTTTCAGCTCGTTCTCGTCACGCTTGTTGAGGGCTTTGAGCTGGTCGTCAATGTTTACGATGAGATTTTGCCCTATATAGGTAAGCGTGTCCTTCTCCTGCGGATATATCTTGCCTGTGTAGCTATAGCCATGCAATGCAGGTGGGCAGAGCAAATCCAAGAATGTAGTTTTGAACTTGCCCTGCTCGCCTGTCAGCACAAGACAGGTGTGGTTTCGGCACTCACGGTCGTCCATGGCATTGGCGACCACTGCCACGAGCCATTTGGTGAGGTACGGCAGCCACTTGTCAGAGTTACGCACCACAACGCAACTTGCCAAGTCAGGAATGGCTTTCAGTGAAAGGGAAGAAATATCACAACAGCAATTGTTTTCATTATTGCCACTACTGTCATGATTACAACTATCGCTATTGCCACTATTATTACCACAGATATTACCAATATCCCTCAAGGGCAATCCCTTGAAATACTCCTGTATAGGGTTGATACGTGGAGAGAAGCTGCTCTCTATAATGGAATAGAGGTTGTCGGAAGATGTGTTAATCCCCACATCGTTGTCAAGTTCCCTGCGGAGCGTGTTGATTTCATAGCGACCCACTTTTGAGAAGTGAGCATCGTCCTTGTTCCTGTATTCAGTTCTTTCCAGCACCGTGTTGTATCTGAACTCATAGCGAGAGGAAAGATAGGTTTCTATCTCACCGTTTTTTGAGGAAGTCTTCCTTTGCTTGGGCATATCGTTATCGCCCTCCGATTTGCCTTTATCTGCATTCTTTTTCATTATATGCTTGGTTTGGTTTCAGTGAGTGAAGTTATTACGAGAAGATGAAAGTTCCAAGCATTCGGAGAGTGCTTGCATAATGTTGCGCAAATTGGCAATGAATTTCTCACGGATTTTTGACAAGAAACTGTTGGAAAGTATGGATTTAAGCCCCAAACAAGAGGACAAGTGTGTAAAGAATGCAAGAAAGGCAGGTGCTAATTTGCTACAATACGCATCGTATTGCGTTGGCTAAAAGGATATGATAAAATGGAGTAAAGAGACAAAGAAAGAGAGCGACAATCATTTTATCCTTTCATTGTTTTTCCTTGTATTTCCCTACTGTTCCCTTGTGCTTTGAAGTATGACAAACACTCCCTACTTTTGCAGGCAGAAACATGCGACAAACCGCAAAACAAGAATAGGAATTACAAACAAAACAATAATAGAACAATGGGATATTTTATCATTACGGATTCAAACTGGGCAAAGCTGAGGAACGAGATTCTCAGCCTTGCCGAGACCTGCCACAAGGCATTCGGGGAACGAATCAGACACACGGACTGGCTGCACAATGGTGATGTGTGCAGGTTGCTCAACATCAGCAAGCGCACTTTGCAACACTATCGTGATACGGGTGTGTTGCCCTTTGCCCAAATCGGGCATAAGTGCTATTACAAGCGTGAGGACGTGGAGCGGCTGCTGCAGACTAAATCGGAGAAGCCTAAAACAGTTAAATCTAAGAATAACACATAAAACAAGATGACAATGGAGTCAATAAAGGACTTGAATATGGAAGCGAATGATATGCAGGTGGTGCTGTCCGCACTTGAAAGAGTGAACAGACGGATAAAGGAAGTAGCACAGACACACAAACCGCTGTTTGGCGGTGAGCATTTCCTGACAGGCAAGGAGGTGTGCGAGCGGCTGTATATCAGCCCCCGTACCCTGCAGGACTATCGGGACAGGAGGATTATTCCCTATACGCAGTTTGCAGGGAAGATACTTTATAAGGAGTCGGATTTGGAAACGTTGTTGGAGGATAACTATAATAAATAGTTGGATTTGTAAATCTATGACGGCTCAAAGGTTTCTTCCATTAATTAATTACGTGAGTTCGGGATAAGTTTAGCATGAAAAAAGTTCCAACTGCCTTGTTTTTTTTCCACATACACCGGCAGTACCTCTGGCTTGTTCTCAAAGAAGCAGTATGCTGTAAGGGCAGAACACAAGTTCATGATAAAGTTGTGTGTCGAGTGGTGTCTTGAGTGAACAAGGTTGGCCTTGTTTTTGAGCAGTTCGTTAATAGACTCGATGATGTATCTTTTCCTCAGCATAATCTTGTCCCACATAGGCATCAGTTCGTTATTCATCTTAGCCTTGAACCCATGAACGAGTTGGATATCTTGACTGAACAGGCTCTCAACGAGTTCCTGCTTGATGTATCCTCTATCAGCGAAGACCTTCCCAAACAAGACCTTTGCAAACACCGTCCATACTCTGCTATCCCTGTCATCCACATTTGCTCCTGTAAGACAGAACGTTATCACTTCACCAAAATCATTGCATAGCAGGTGCAGCTTGAATCCAGGGCACCAACCCATGGTACTTTTTCCGTCCTTGGCAAGGCCGGCAAAGACTTTGTTGTAATATCGTCGTACATTGTGACATACGGGTATCATTGTGCTG
Encoded proteins:
- a CDS encoding relaxase/mobilization nuclease domain-containing protein; protein product: MIGKCKAIAHGSTALDYIFREGKLGSRLAFHNLCSRDPKTIYEEMKVVSNYNSRCRYKFLRIEIGIAPQDEKKLSVSEYMWIAHLFAKRMGLDNHQWVAVTHKDTDNRHIHIIANRISLYGEVYDTTFVSNRAARVAEEISREKGLTIAKEVKAERKHQKEKASLTREQTKQQVQKICYTLLDKYKGTGVTGHSMFLYELNKNGITIERMKNKQGKVYGLKFSYAGQSFKASEIGREFGYHSLQKNFETTSKEESRKPHLTVQEPTEKKEQSDTGYQLVPPSRSSISRDNDTSQVQNPIGAVADTIVSAADEAVEGLGDLITPSTQGNDLTAAAWQRKLRYQANRKKKRGRGI
- a CDS encoding plasmid mobilization protein, which translates into the protein MNRYKGKAARWQQQDKEEQRMNKTEFIKVRCTLEEKQRIKSRAESTGRKFSDYCREILLNGEVTAVPKMTDNEREAIAILQHTGRFYGQISNLIKLKDEDWLHITKNLSLCAKEAFKRFYDPHFRVDDEIYKVLNLTRNDR
- a CDS encoding DUF3408 domain-containing protein translates to MKKKTMMNDKDLSWFLNNQDDEMDNEVIPQTEAQPVPVEETTTDVEMNEDSITQGEAGITSGKSEHTRHTENMAVQRRISSKMRKKTLEAYKQAYLVPTKLSNRKAVYLSRETQERADFIVRRLGDRGSNLSSFVENIVRLHLEEYGEDIEKWRRL
- a CDS encoding toprim domain-containing protein; the protein is MKEEDLSLIKRYPIVEYLERKGIKPVRRTPSYTLYRSPLREETHPSFKVDTQKNLWIDYAEGRGGSIIDLCMRLEGCTLSEAICHLGQQTTSADETYSLPSSEPRIGFNQTSTKQASETRRLISISDTLPPHLQEYLTKVRCIDLEKAKPFLKCISYEIRGRRYQAIGFANLLGGYELRDNHSFKGTIAPKDITPIFTDKIINQIQPTCVFEGFMDFLSFLSMKEEVTNACIVLNSVSNTAKAIRYMNAQGISFIRTFLDNDDAGRRAVQEFAGAGFHVEDMSIHYKDFKDLNEFHVSRVRERQKHKGQIQAHMSVTDQNQNKEPKQVKHKIR
- a CDS encoding virulence-associated E family protein, translated to MKKNADKGKSEGDNDMPKQRKTSSKNGEIETYLSSRYEFRYNTVLERTEYRNKDDAHFSKVGRYEINTLRRELDNDVGINTSSDNLYSIIESSFSPRINPIQEYFKGLPLRDIGNICGNNSGNSDSCNHDSSGNNENNCCCDISSLSLKAIPDLASCVVVRNSDKWLPYLTKWLVAVVANAMDDRECRNHTCLVLTGEQGKFKTTFLDLLCPPALHGYSYTGKIYPQEKDTLTYIGQNLIVNIDDQLKALNKRDENELKNLITCPMVKYRMPYDKYVEEHPHLASFVASVNGNDFLTDPTGSRRFLPFEVLSIDIERAKRISMDSVYAESKALLSIGFRYWFDDEEITELYRESEDFQVQTAEMELLLRCFEKPTEDNPYCTYMTTTEIITYLRLYTHHPLSLKHMGEALRKAGFEKVSRRRDGGSPIYVYKVRKILPCPLLNSCSSQMP
- a CDS encoding helix-turn-helix domain-containing protein, translating into MGYFIITDSNWAKLRNEILSLAETCHKAFGERIRHTDWLHNGDVCRLLNISKRTLQHYRDTGVLPFAQIGHKCYYKREDVERLLQTKSEKPKTVKSKNNT
- a CDS encoding helix-turn-helix domain-containing protein; this encodes MESIKDLNMEANDMQVVLSALERVNRRIKEVAQTHKPLFGGEHFLTGKEVCERLYISPRTLQDYRDRRIIPYTQFAGKILYKESDLETLLEDNYNK